One window of Cygnus olor isolate bCygOlo1 chromosome 28, bCygOlo1.pri.v2, whole genome shotgun sequence genomic DNA carries:
- the MUC1 gene encoding mucin-1 isoform X2: MEFTALLPLLLVVLGAGTHVSNTTTTETTTTETTTTETTTTETTTVETTTTETTVMTPALNNVTSQNTSGNGSLGPVPSHVTAFPKTGNSSAGNATANSTVVPVSIIPMFPHSNISANDSNGVPPSKTSSTANGSSLVPTSPVAGGTVIPTSNTNATANSSAEVVPTKTASVTSQGSTVHGKTPTAVLGSSGGPNPSKAAALPPTVVQLLLRVPLSFRILNRNFSQSLLDPTSKEYRSLSRAVLTMFEGVFGCTSCMGRQTYKGCSELRFSQGSVAVQSTLVFGHSNDSITSDSAEKKLRSQLDSNGYIMDLQLADIQSGVEVTAPVAQPQVPDWAIALLVLVCVLLLLSILICALLTTCSCRRKSRGKLDLFSTKDSYHPMAEYPPYQSHGRYVSPNSKHNPYSQVAGTIAGGGTFTYTNPSASSDNL; the protein is encoded by the exons ATGGAGTTCACCGCGCTTCTGCCGCTGCTGCTCGTGGTGCTGGGTGCAG GTACGCACGTCTCGAACACCACCACCACGGAGACCACCACCACCGAGACAACCACCACAGAGACCACCACCACCGAGACCACCACTGTGGAGACGACCACCACTGAGACAACGGTGATGACGCCCGCTCTGAACAACGTGACCTCCCAGAACACCAGCGGCAATGGGTCCCTTGGCCCTGTCCCCTCCCATGTGACAGCGTTCCCAAAAACAGGCAACAGCTCTGCTGGCAATGCCACAGCCAACAGCACCGTGGTGCCCGTCTCCATTATCCCTATGTTCCCCCACTCCAACATCAGTGCAAACGACAGCAATGGGGTCCCCCCCTCcaaaaccagcagcacagccaacGGCAGCTCCCTGGTTCCCACCTCCCCCGTGGCTGGTGGCACCGTGATCCCCACGTCCAACACCAACGCCACCGCGAACAGCAGCGCCGAGGTTGTCCCCACAAAGACAGCCTCTGTCACCTCTCAGGGCAGCACAGTGCACGGCAAGACCCCCACGGCCGTGCTCGGGAGCAGCGGGGGTCCCAACCCCAGCAAAGCCGCAGCTCTGCCTCCCACCGTGGTCCAGCTGCTCCTCCGCGTCCCGCTGTCCTTCCGCATTCTGAACAGAAACTTCAGCCAGAGCCTGCTCGATCCCACGTCGAAGGAGTACAGGAGCCTGAGCCGTGCTGTCTTGACCATG tttgaagGTGTCTTTGGCTGCACGAGCTGCATGGGCAGGCAGACCTACAAGGGATGCAGTGAGCTCCGTTTCAG CCAAGGGTCGGTGGCAGTGCAATCCACCCTCGTGTTTGGGCACAGTAACGACTCCATCACGAGTGACTCTGCCgagaagaagctgagaagtcAGCTGGACTCGAACGGGTACATCATGGATCTGCAGCTGGCCGACATCCAAA gcGGCGTGGAAGTGACGGCCCCGGTGGCGCAGCCTCAGGTTCCGGACTGGGCCATTGCTCTGCTGGTCCTGGTCTgcgtcctgctgctgctgagcatccTCATCTGTGCTCTCCTG aCCACCTGCTCTTGCCGCCGGAAGAGCCGAGGGAAGCTGGACCTGTTCAGCACGAAGGACTCCTACCACCCCATGGCTGAGTACCCCCCGTACCAGAGCCACGGGCGCTACGTGTCCCCCAACAGCAAGCACAACCCCTACAGCCAG GTGGCAGGCACCATCGCGGGGGGCGGCACCTTCACCTACACCAACCCGTCTGCCTCCTCCGACAACCTCTGA
- the MTX1 gene encoding metaxin-1: protein MAAPMELFCWAGGWGLPSVDPDCLAVLTYARFTGAPLKVHRVSSPWRSPSGRLPALKTRDEGTISKTQQIITHLRKQKYNADYDLSATQGADTLAFVSLLEEKLLPVLIHTFWVDAKNYVEHTRKWYAETIPFPLNFFLPNCMHKQHVERLQLMWGDGYMEDEEKLEKELYRDARECLTLLSQRLGSQKFFFGDSPASLDAFVFSRLAPLLKAKLPNGKLQQHLKSLQNLCNYCTSILSLYFPWDGGDPPASAPRVGGAEGGDTEEDPHKRRNQLLSVLVGLAAMLGYAFLSGIVSIQRGAVGPAGRQPIALEEEEEEEEE, encoded by the exons ATGGCGGCGCCCATGGAGCTGTTCTGCtgggccgggggctgggggctgccctcGGTGGATCCCGACTGCCTGGCCGTGCTG ACGTACGCGCGGTTCACGGGAGCGCCGCTGAAGGTGCACCGGGTCAgcagcccctggaggagccCCTCCG GGCGCCTGCCTGCGCTGAAGACGCGGGACGAGGGCACCATCTCCAAAACGCAGCAAATCATAACTCACCTCAGGAAGCAG AAATACAATGCAGACTACGACCTCTCAGCCACACAAGGAGCAGACACGCTGGCTTTCGTGTCCCTGCTAGAAGAGAAACTACTGCCAGTGCTG ATCCACACGTTCTGGGTGGATGCGAAGAACTACGTGGAGCACACGCGGAAATGGTACGCCGAGACCATCCCCTTCCCGCTGAACTTCTTCCTGCCCAACTGCATGCACAAGCAGCACGTGGAGCGGCTGCAGCTCATGTGGGGAGATGGCTACATGGAGGATgaggagaagctggagaaggag CTGTACCGGGATGCTCGGGAATGCCTGACACTCCTGTCCCAGCGCCTTGGCTCCCAGAAGTTTTTCTTCGGAGACTC GCCCGCTTCCCTCGACGCCTTTGTCTTCAGCCGCCTGGCGCCGCTCCTGAAAGCGAAGCTGCCCAACGGgaaactgcagcagcacctgaaGTCCCTGCAGAACCTGTGCAACTACTGCACCTCCATCCTCAGCCTCTACTTCCCCTGGGACGGAG GTGACCCCCCCGCCAGCGCCCCGCGGGTTGGGGGTGCCGAGGGTGGCGACACGGAGGAGGACCCCCACAAGCGGCGCAACCAGCTGCTGTcggtgctggtggggctggcgGCCATGCTGGGCTACGCCTTCCTGAGCGGCATCGTCTCCATCCAGCGCGGCGCCGTGGGGCCGGCTGGCCGCCAGCCCATCGccctggaggaggaagaggaggaggaggaggagtga
- the MUC1 gene encoding mucin-1 isoform X1: MEFTALLPLLLVVLGAGTHVSNTTTTETTTTETTTTETTTTETTTVETTTTETTVMTPALNNVTSQNTSGNGSLGPVPSHVTAFPKTGNSSAGNATANSTVVPVSIIPMFPHSNISANDSNGVPPSKTSSTANGSSLVPTSPVAGGTVIPTSNTNATANSSAEVVPTKTASVTSQGSTVHGKTPTAVLGSSGGPNPSKAAALPPTVVQLLLRVPLSFRILNRNFSQSLLDPTSKEYRSLSRAVLTMFEGVFGCTSCMGRQTYKGCSELRFSSQGSVAVQSTLVFGHSNDSITSDSAEKKLRSQLDSNGYIMDLQLADIQSGVEVTAPVAQPQVPDWAIALLVLVCVLLLLSILICALLTTCSCRRKSRGKLDLFSTKDSYHPMAEYPPYQSHGRYVSPNSKHNPYSQVAGTIAGGGTFTYTNPSASSDNL; this comes from the exons ATGGAGTTCACCGCGCTTCTGCCGCTGCTGCTCGTGGTGCTGGGTGCAG GTACGCACGTCTCGAACACCACCACCACGGAGACCACCACCACCGAGACAACCACCACAGAGACCACCACCACCGAGACCACCACTGTGGAGACGACCACCACTGAGACAACGGTGATGACGCCCGCTCTGAACAACGTGACCTCCCAGAACACCAGCGGCAATGGGTCCCTTGGCCCTGTCCCCTCCCATGTGACAGCGTTCCCAAAAACAGGCAACAGCTCTGCTGGCAATGCCACAGCCAACAGCACCGTGGTGCCCGTCTCCATTATCCCTATGTTCCCCCACTCCAACATCAGTGCAAACGACAGCAATGGGGTCCCCCCCTCcaaaaccagcagcacagccaacGGCAGCTCCCTGGTTCCCACCTCCCCCGTGGCTGGTGGCACCGTGATCCCCACGTCCAACACCAACGCCACCGCGAACAGCAGCGCCGAGGTTGTCCCCACAAAGACAGCCTCTGTCACCTCTCAGGGCAGCACAGTGCACGGCAAGACCCCCACGGCCGTGCTCGGGAGCAGCGGGGGTCCCAACCCCAGCAAAGCCGCAGCTCTGCCTCCCACCGTGGTCCAGCTGCTCCTCCGCGTCCCGCTGTCCTTCCGCATTCTGAACAGAAACTTCAGCCAGAGCCTGCTCGATCCCACGTCGAAGGAGTACAGGAGCCTGAGCCGTGCTGTCTTGACCATG tttgaagGTGTCTTTGGCTGCACGAGCTGCATGGGCAGGCAGACCTACAAGGGATGCAGTGAGCTCCGTTTCAG CAGCCAAGGGTCGGTGGCAGTGCAATCCACCCTCGTGTTTGGGCACAGTAACGACTCCATCACGAGTGACTCTGCCgagaagaagctgagaagtcAGCTGGACTCGAACGGGTACATCATGGATCTGCAGCTGGCCGACATCCAAA gcGGCGTGGAAGTGACGGCCCCGGTGGCGCAGCCTCAGGTTCCGGACTGGGCCATTGCTCTGCTGGTCCTGGTCTgcgtcctgctgctgctgagcatccTCATCTGTGCTCTCCTG aCCACCTGCTCTTGCCGCCGGAAGAGCCGAGGGAAGCTGGACCTGTTCAGCACGAAGGACTCCTACCACCCCATGGCTGAGTACCCCCCGTACCAGAGCCACGGGCGCTACGTGTCCCCCAACAGCAAGCACAACCCCTACAGCCAG GTGGCAGGCACCATCGCGGGGGGCGGCACCTTCACCTACACCAACCCGTCTGCCTCCTCCGACAACCTCTGA
- the TRIM46 gene encoding tripartite motif-containing protein 46 isoform X1, translating to MDALVRISTSMKNMERELVCPVCKEMYKQPLALPCMHNVCHVCASEVLLQHGYLCCDPTSEPSSPAATPATRSPRLGRRGVPKPDRLDRLLKSGFGTYPGRKRGTVHPQTISFPCPACQRDIDLGERGLGSLFRNLTLERVVERYRQTINISAAIMCQFCKPPQLEATKGCTECKSSFCNECFKLYHPWGTQKAQHEPTPPTLTFRPKGLMCPEHKEEVTHYCKTCQRLVCQLCRVRRTHTSHKITPVLSAYQALREKLTKSLAYILSSQDMVQTQIAELEETVKHTEVNGSQAKEEVSQLIQGLCAMLEEKRASLLQAIEECQQERLASLHYQIQEHQAMLENSGMVGYAQEVLKETDHPCFVQAAKQLHNRILRATDSLQSFRPAATASFSHFQLDVSRELKLLTDLAFIKVPEAPVIDTQRTYAYDQIFLCWRLPQHSPPAWHYTVEYRKTDTKAKGLKLWQRQEEVRGTSALVEYLDTDSVYVLRVKGCNKAGFGEYSEDIYLHTPPAPVLNFFLDNRWGFNRDRLAISKDQRAVRSVPGIPMLFAAERLMTSCHLSIDLVIGDVAVTQGKSYWACCVDPSSYLVKVGVGLESKLQEWFQVPQDVVSPRYDPDSGHDSGAEDTTVDAPPPYAFLTIGMGKILLSHGSALTSRDPNGCTVPLPPRIGICLDYEQGKVSFYDAVSFRELWECGVDCSGPVCPAFCFIGGGALHLQELVANKQERKVTIGGFAKLD from the exons CATCAGC ACCAGCATGAAGAACATGGAGCGGGAGCTGGTGTGCCCGGTGTGCAAGGAGATGTACAAGCAGCCGCTGGCCCTGCCCTGCATGCACAACGTCTGCCACGTCTGCGCCAGcgaggtgctgctgcagcacggcTACCTCTGCTGCGACCCCACCTCCGAGCCCTCCTCGCCCGCCGCCACCCCGGCCACCCGCAGCCCGCGCCTGGGCCGCAGGGGGGTCCCCAAACCCGACCGCCTGGACCGGCTCCTGAAGTCAG GGTTCGGCACCTACCCGGGGCGGAAGCGGGGCACCGTGCACCCCCAGACCATCAGCTTCCCCTGCCCGGCCTGCCAGCGGGACATCGACCTGGGCGAGCGGGGCCTCGGCAGCCTCTTCCGCAACCTGACCCTGGAGCGCGTGGTGGAGCGCTACCGCCAGACCATCAACATCAGCGCCGCCATCATGTGCCAGTTCTGCAAGCCCCCGCAGCTGGAGGCCACCAAGGGCTGCACGGAGTGCAAGTCCAGCTTCTGCAACGAGTGCTTCAAGCTCTACCACCCCTGGGGCACCCAGAAGGCTCAGCATGAGCCCACGCCGCCCACGCTCACCTTCCGCCCAAAG GGTCTGATGTGCCCAGAGCACAAGGAGGAGGTGACTCACTACTGCAAGACCTGCCAGCGGCTGGTGTGCCAGCTCTGCCGCGTGCGACGCACTCACACCAGCCACAAGATCACGCCGGTGCTCAGCGCCTACCAGGCTCTCAGG GAGAAGCTGACAAAGAGCCTTGCCTACATCTTGAGCAGCCAGGACATGGTGCAGACCCAGATTGCCGAGCTGGAGGAGACGGTGAAGCACACGGAG GTGAACGGCTCGCAGGCCAAGGAGGAGGTGTCCCAGCTGATCCAGGGGCTGTGCGCCATGCTGGAGGAGAAGCGGGCGTCCCTGCTGCAGGCCATCGAGGAGTGCCAGCAGGAGCGGCTGGCCAGCCTGCACTACCAGATCCAAGAGCACCAGGCCATGCTGGAGAACTCGGGCATGGTGGGCTACGCCCAGGAGGTGCTGAAGGAGACCGACCACCCCTGCTTTGTCCAGGCTGCCAAGCAGCTGCACAACAG gatCCTCAGGGCCACCGACTCGCTGCAGAGCTTCCGGCCCGCAGCCACGGCCTCCTTCAGCCACTTCCAGCTGGATgtcagcagggagctgaagcTGCTCACAGACCTGGCCTTCATCAAAG TGCCCGAGGCCCCCGTCATCGACACGCAGCGCACCTACGCCTACGACCAGATCTTCCTGTGCTGGCGGCTGCCGCAGCACTCGCCCCCCGCCTGGCACTACACCGTGGAGTACCGCAAGACGGACACCAAGGCCAAAGGGCTCAAGCTGTGGCAGCGGCAGGAGGAGGTGCGCGGCACCAGCGCCCTCGTCGAGTACCTGGACACCGACAGCGTCTACGTGCTCCGGGTGAAGGGCTGCAACAAGGCGGGCTTCGGGGAGTACAGCGAGGACATCTACCTGCACACGCCGCCCGCCCCAG TCCTCAACTTCTTCCTGGACAACCGCTGGGGCTTCAACCGGGACCGGCTGGCTATCAGCAAGGACCAGCGCGCCGTGCGCAGCGTCCCCGGCATCCCCATGCTCTTCGCGGCGGAGCGGCTGATGACCAGCTGCCACCTCTCCATCGACCTGGTCATCGGCGACGTGGCCGTCACGCAGGGCAAGAGCTACTGGGCCTGCTGCGTGGATCCCAGCTCCTACCTGGTCAAGGTGGGCGTGGGGCTGGAGAGCAAACTGCAGGAGTGGTTCCAGGTGCCTCAGGACGTGGTGAGCCCCAG GTACGACCCTGACAGCGGCCACGACAGCGGGGCAGAGGACACGACGGTGGACGCGCCCCCACCCTACGCCTTCCTCACCATCGGCATGGGCAAGATCTTGCTCTCGCATGGCTCGGCACTCACTTCTCGTGACCCCAACGGCTGCACCGTGCCCTTGCCACCGCGCATCGGCATCTGCCTGGACTACGAGCAGGGCAAGGTGAGCTTCTACGACGCCGTGTCCTTCCGTGAGCTCTGGGAGTGTGGCGTGGACTGCTCGGGGCCTGTCTGCCCCGCCTTCTGCTTCATTGGAGGGGGTGCCCTGCATCTCCAGGAGCTGGTGGCCAACAAGCAGGAGCGCAAAGTGACCATCGGGGGCTTCGCCAAGCTGGACTGA
- the TRIM46 gene encoding tripartite motif-containing protein 46 isoform X2, translating to MAEGEDLQTFTSIMDALVRISTSMKNMERELVCPVCKEMYKQPLALPCMHNVCHVCASEVLLQHGYLCCDPTSEPSSPAATPATRSPRLGRRGVPKPDRLDRLLKSGFGTYPGRKRGTVHPQTISFPCPACQRDIDLGERGLGSLFRNLTLERVVERYRQTINISAAIMCQFCKPPQLEATKGCTECKSSFCNECFKLYHPWGTQKAQHEPTPPTLTFRPKGLMCPEHKEEVTHYCKTCQRLVCQLCRVRRTHTSHKITPVLSAYQALREKLTKSLAYILSSQDMVQTQIAELEETVKHTEVNGSQAKEEVSQLIQGLCAMLEEKRASLLQAIEECQQERLASLHYQIQEHQAMLENSGMVGYAQEVLKETDHPCFVQAAKQLHNRILRATDSLQSFRPAATASFSHFQLDVSRELKLLTDLAFIKVPEAPVIDTQRTYAYDQIFLCWRLPQHSPPAWHYTVEYRKTDTKAKGLKLWQRQEEVRGTSALVEYLDTDSVYVLRVKGCNKAGFGEYSEDIYLHTPPAPVLNFFLDNRWGFNRDRLAISKDQRAVRSVPGIPMLFAAERLMTSCHLSIDLVIGDVAVTQGKSYWACCVDPSSYLVKVGVGLESKLQEWFQVPQDVVSPRYDPDSGHDSGAEDTTVDAPPPYAFLTIGMGKILLSHGSALTSRDPNGCTVPLPPRIGICLDYEQGKVSFYDAVSFRELWECGVDCSGPVCPAFCFIGGGALHLQELVANKQERKVTIGGFAKLD from the exons CATCAGC ACCAGCATGAAGAACATGGAGCGGGAGCTGGTGTGCCCGGTGTGCAAGGAGATGTACAAGCAGCCGCTGGCCCTGCCCTGCATGCACAACGTCTGCCACGTCTGCGCCAGcgaggtgctgctgcagcacggcTACCTCTGCTGCGACCCCACCTCCGAGCCCTCCTCGCCCGCCGCCACCCCGGCCACCCGCAGCCCGCGCCTGGGCCGCAGGGGGGTCCCCAAACCCGACCGCCTGGACCGGCTCCTGAAGTCAG GGTTCGGCACCTACCCGGGGCGGAAGCGGGGCACCGTGCACCCCCAGACCATCAGCTTCCCCTGCCCGGCCTGCCAGCGGGACATCGACCTGGGCGAGCGGGGCCTCGGCAGCCTCTTCCGCAACCTGACCCTGGAGCGCGTGGTGGAGCGCTACCGCCAGACCATCAACATCAGCGCCGCCATCATGTGCCAGTTCTGCAAGCCCCCGCAGCTGGAGGCCACCAAGGGCTGCACGGAGTGCAAGTCCAGCTTCTGCAACGAGTGCTTCAAGCTCTACCACCCCTGGGGCACCCAGAAGGCTCAGCATGAGCCCACGCCGCCCACGCTCACCTTCCGCCCAAAG GGTCTGATGTGCCCAGAGCACAAGGAGGAGGTGACTCACTACTGCAAGACCTGCCAGCGGCTGGTGTGCCAGCTCTGCCGCGTGCGACGCACTCACACCAGCCACAAGATCACGCCGGTGCTCAGCGCCTACCAGGCTCTCAGG GAGAAGCTGACAAAGAGCCTTGCCTACATCTTGAGCAGCCAGGACATGGTGCAGACCCAGATTGCCGAGCTGGAGGAGACGGTGAAGCACACGGAG GTGAACGGCTCGCAGGCCAAGGAGGAGGTGTCCCAGCTGATCCAGGGGCTGTGCGCCATGCTGGAGGAGAAGCGGGCGTCCCTGCTGCAGGCCATCGAGGAGTGCCAGCAGGAGCGGCTGGCCAGCCTGCACTACCAGATCCAAGAGCACCAGGCCATGCTGGAGAACTCGGGCATGGTGGGCTACGCCCAGGAGGTGCTGAAGGAGACCGACCACCCCTGCTTTGTCCAGGCTGCCAAGCAGCTGCACAACAG gatCCTCAGGGCCACCGACTCGCTGCAGAGCTTCCGGCCCGCAGCCACGGCCTCCTTCAGCCACTTCCAGCTGGATgtcagcagggagctgaagcTGCTCACAGACCTGGCCTTCATCAAAG TGCCCGAGGCCCCCGTCATCGACACGCAGCGCACCTACGCCTACGACCAGATCTTCCTGTGCTGGCGGCTGCCGCAGCACTCGCCCCCCGCCTGGCACTACACCGTGGAGTACCGCAAGACGGACACCAAGGCCAAAGGGCTCAAGCTGTGGCAGCGGCAGGAGGAGGTGCGCGGCACCAGCGCCCTCGTCGAGTACCTGGACACCGACAGCGTCTACGTGCTCCGGGTGAAGGGCTGCAACAAGGCGGGCTTCGGGGAGTACAGCGAGGACATCTACCTGCACACGCCGCCCGCCCCAG TCCTCAACTTCTTCCTGGACAACCGCTGGGGCTTCAACCGGGACCGGCTGGCTATCAGCAAGGACCAGCGCGCCGTGCGCAGCGTCCCCGGCATCCCCATGCTCTTCGCGGCGGAGCGGCTGATGACCAGCTGCCACCTCTCCATCGACCTGGTCATCGGCGACGTGGCCGTCACGCAGGGCAAGAGCTACTGGGCCTGCTGCGTGGATCCCAGCTCCTACCTGGTCAAGGTGGGCGTGGGGCTGGAGAGCAAACTGCAGGAGTGGTTCCAGGTGCCTCAGGACGTGGTGAGCCCCAG GTACGACCCTGACAGCGGCCACGACAGCGGGGCAGAGGACACGACGGTGGACGCGCCCCCACCCTACGCCTTCCTCACCATCGGCATGGGCAAGATCTTGCTCTCGCATGGCTCGGCACTCACTTCTCGTGACCCCAACGGCTGCACCGTGCCCTTGCCACCGCGCATCGGCATCTGCCTGGACTACGAGCAGGGCAAGGTGAGCTTCTACGACGCCGTGTCCTTCCGTGAGCTCTGGGAGTGTGGCGTGGACTGCTCGGGGCCTGTCTGCCCCGCCTTCTGCTTCATTGGAGGGGGTGCCCTGCATCTCCAGGAGCTGGTGGCCAACAAGCAGGAGCGCAAAGTGACCATCGGGGGCTTCGCCAAGCTGGACTGA
- the THBS3 gene encoding thrombospondin-3, with amino-acid sequence MGAPAAAGGPALGALLALLLLGAAGAARQGLQVIDLLLVSEARQMASITHKIRMELLTVNDVFLLSTFRLPPKQGGTLFGLYSKKDNTRWLEVSVVGKINKVLVRYLREDNKLHSVNLQHAHVADGQSHTVIVRLSGLRGDMLSVELYVDCKQVDSSVGLPELSEIPLAEVESIEVRTGQKAYQRMQGFVESMKLILGGSMSRVGALSECPFQGDESIHSAVTSALASILGEQTKALVTQLTLFNRILTDLREDIRDQVKEMSLIRNTIMECQVCGFHEHRSRCNPNPCFSGVDCMETYEYPGYRCGPCPPGLEGNGTHCADIDECAHANPCFPGSKCINTAPGFRCEPCPRGYRGNTVSGVGADYAKASKQVCTDIDECNDGNNGGCDPNSICTNTLGSYKCGPCKSGFVGNQTSGCIPQRSCSTPTSNPCDINGFCMFERNGEISCACNVGWAGNGNVCGQDTDLDGYPDEPLPCIDNNKHCKQDNCRLTPNSGQEDADNDGIGDQCDDDADGDGIKNVEDNCRLFPNKDQQNSDTDSFGDACDNCPNVPNNDQRDTDSNGEGDACDNDIDGDGIPNMLDNCPKVPNPLQTDRDEDSVGDACDSCPEMSNPTQTDMDSDLVGDICDTNEDSDGDGHQDTKDNCAEIPNSSQLDSDNDGLGDDCDNDDDNDGIPDYTPPGPDNCRLIPNPNQKDSDGNGVGDACEEDFDNDTVIDQLDVCPESAEVTLTDFRAYQTVILDPEGDAQIDPNWVVLNQGMEIVQTMNSDPGLAVGYTAFNGVDFEGTFHVNTVTDDDYAGFIFSYQDSASFYVVMWKQTEQTYWQATPFRAVAEPGLQLKAVKSSTGPGEHLRNALWHTGHTPEHVRLLWKDPRNVGWRDKTSYRWQLVHRPQVGYIRVRLYEGPRLVADSGVIIDTTMRGGRLGVFCFSQENIIWSNLQYRCNDTIPADFEPFRRFLLEGRE; translated from the exons ATGGGGGCAccggcggccgcggggggccCGGCGCTCGGCGCGCTCCTggcgctgctcctgctgggcgCCGCCGGCGCGGCTCGCCAGGGGCTGCAAG TCATCGACCTGCTCCTGGTGAGCGAGGCCCGGCAGATGGCCAGCATCACGCACAAAATCCGGATGGAGCTCCTGACGGTGAACGACgttttcctcctctccacctTCCGCCTGCCCCCCAAGCAGGGGGGGACCCTCTTTGGCCTCTACTCCAAAAAGGACAACACGAGGTGGCTGGAGGTGTCCGTGGTGGGGAAGATCAACAAGG TGCTGGTGCGCTACCTGCGGGAAGACAACAAGCTCCACTCGGTCAACCTGCAGCACGCGCACGTGGCGGATGGGCAGAGCCACACGGTGATTGTGCGCCTGAGCGGGCTGCGCGGGGACATGCTGAGCGTGGAGCTCTACGTGGACTGCAAGCAAGTGGACTCCAGCGTGGGGCTGCCCGAGCTGTCCGAGATCCCCCTGGCAGAGGTGGAGTCGATCGAGGTGCGCACAGGACAGAAGGCCTACCAGAGGATGCAG GGGTTCGTGGAGTCCATGAAGCTGATTCTGGGAGGCTCCATGAGCCGAGTCGGGGCCCTGAGCGAGTGTCCGTTCCAGGGAGATGAATCCATTCACAGCGCAG TGACAAGCGCGCTGGCCTCCATCCTGG GCGAGCAGACCAAGGCGCTGGTCACGCAGCTGACCCTCTTCAACCGCATCCTGACAGACCTGCGAGAAGACATTAGGGACCAG GTGAAGGAGATGTCCCTGATCCGCAACACCATCATGGAGTGCCAGGTCTGCG GCTTCCACGAGCACCGTTCTCGCTGCAACCCCAACCCCTGCTTCAGCGGCGTGGACTGCATGGAGACGTACGAGTACCCCGGGTACCGCTGCGGGCCCTGTCCGCCGGGCCTGGAGGGCAACGGCACACACTGCGCCGACATCGATGAG TGCGCTCATGCCAACCCCTGCTTCCCCGGCTCGAAGTGCATCAACACGGCACCTGGCTTCCGCTGTGAGCCCTGTCCCCGTGGCTATCGGGGCAACACCGTCTCTGGCGTGGGGGCCGACTACGCGAAGGCCAGCAAGCAG GTTTGCACAGATATTGATGAATGTAACGATGGGAACAATGGTGGCTGCGACCCCAACTCCATCTGCACCAACACGCTG GGCTCCTACAAATGTGGCCCCTGCAAGTCAGGGTTTGTGGGGAATCAGACGTCCGGCTGCATCCCGCAGCGGTCCTGCAGCACTCCCACCTCCAACCCTTGCGACATCAACGGCTTCTGCATGTTCGAGAGGAACGGTGAAATTTCCTGTGCG tgCAACGTGGGCTGGGCTGGCAACGGCAATGTGTGTGGGCAAGACACGGACCTCGACGGCTACCCTGATGAGCCCCTGCCCTGCATCGACAACAACAAGCACTGCAAGCAG GACAACTGCCGCCTGACGCCGAATTCAGGGCAGGAGGACGCCGACAACGATGGCATCGGGGACCAGTGTGACGATGATGCAGACGGTGATGGCATCAAGAACGTGGAG gaCAACTGCCGGCTCTTCCCCAACAAAGACCAGCAGAATTCGGACACCGACTCCTTTGGGGATGCCTGCGACAACTGCCCCAACGTGCCCAATAATGACCAGCGGGACACGGACAGCAATGGCGAGGGGGACGCTTGTGACAATGACATCGATGGGGACG GAATTCCCAACATGCTGGATAACTGCCCCAAGGTGCCCAACCCGCTGCAGACAGACCGGGACGAGGACAGCGTTGGGGATGCCTGTGACAGTTGCCCTGAAATGAGCAACCCAACTCAG ACAGATATGGACAGTGACCTGGTAGGGGACATCTGTGACACCAACGAGGACAG TGATGGGGACGGGCATCAGGACACCAAGGACAACTGCGCTGAGATCCCCAACAGCTCCCAGCTGGACTCAGACAACGATGGGCTGGGGGATGACTGTGACAATGATGATGATAACGATGGCATCCCTGACTACACACCACCCGGCCCGGATAACTGCCGCCTGATCCCCAACCCCAACCAGAAGGATTCGGATG GGAACGGCGTGGGTGATGCGTGCGAGGAGGACTTCGACAACGACACAGTGATCGACCAGCTGGACGTGTGCCCGGAGAGCGCCGAGGTGACGCTGACCGACTTCCGCGCCTACCAGACCGTCATCCTGGACCCCGAGGGGGATGCGCAGATTGATCCCAACTGGGTTGTCCTCAACCAG GGCATGGAGATTGTGCAGACCATGAACAGCGACCCAGGCTTGGCTGTTG GCTACACAGCTTTCAACGGGGTGGACTTTGAGGGCACCTTCCACGTCAACACCGTCACCGACGATGACTACGCTGGCTTCATCTTCAGCTACCAGGACAGCGCCAGCTTCTACGTGGTGATGTGGAAGCAGACGGAGCAGACGTACTGGCAGGCCACCCCCTTCCGTGCCGTGGCCGAGCCGGGGCTGCAGCTCAAG GCGGTGAAGTCCTCGACGGGCCCCGGCGAACACCTGCGCAACGCGCTGTGGCACACGGGCCACACGCCCGAGCACGTCCGCCTGCTGTGGAAGGACCCGCGCAACGTGGGCTGGAGGGACAAGACGTCGTACCGCTGGCAGCTGGTGCACAGGCCCCAGGTGGGCTACATCAG ggTCCGGCTGTACGAAGGCCCGCGGCTGGTGGCGGACTCGGGGGTGATCATCGACACCACCATGCgcggggggcggctgggggtcttctgcttctcccaggAGAacatcatctggtccaacctgCAGTACCGCTGCAACG ACACGATCCCCGCAGACTTCGAGCCCTTCCGCCGGTTCCTGCTGGAGGGCCGCGAGtga